In a genomic window of Quercus lobata isolate SW786 chromosome 4, ValleyOak3.0 Primary Assembly, whole genome shotgun sequence:
- the LOC115985305 gene encoding uncharacterized protein LOC115985305, whose product METTEARIPTMSEILQEAMTRIKKAAEKNVELETIANDLEKSIKEWDDFVRESDKINAALKKLIDDEGNIIEKSKIHSIGSNIEGLRRWVILQQAKTHINKAREKDEDLKIVNELDKINALSRDEDLKMENELDKINTVSSRVSKWESDFDGEIDKINTALKELLILKQGDDSERQKKINSVLGDIKQLRRRGSSVQFTKVKTSSSSRPPQTQDVALSEFQKMSEAWKQLGLEENIFSKTINVGNLQSSYHNGFINGNGKKTAEEVGEEVFEKLINQGLIRPVVDRHDSWPIVNKCNLHPWIHRMLISLAKDVELFEFINKSPNTKVPKHRRSCLVSMTQNYSSADQYPALPENLWTLFNLSEQYLHFKPDWLTKLKMIEVLQLGRWQDDILNHIEAINEELLKGLGAQKNLKYLSLRGISRIAELPPSIVNLTSLEILDLKACHNLETLPNDFSLLRKLTHLDVSECYLLERMPKGLDALTSLQVLKGFLIGDSKTTPCRLGDLGKLPRLRRLSIYIVSAAEIQGDTRDSLEKTSSLRCLTITITRYVLIQNQEIK is encoded by the exons ATGGAAACGACTGAAGCCAGGATTCCTACAATGTCTGAGATTCTACAAGAGGCCATGACTCGCATAAAAAAGGCAGCAGAAAAAAATGTAGAGTTGGAGACGATTGCAAACGACCTTGAGAAATCAATTAAGGAGTGGGATGATTTTGTACGAGAAAGCGATAAAATCAATGCTGCATTGAAAAAACTCATTGATGATGAGGGCAACATAATCGAAAAAAGTAAGATACATTCCATTGGTAGCAATATCGAAGGATTAAGAAGGTGGGTTATTCTACAACAGGCCAAGACTCACATCAATAAGGcaagagaaaaagatgaagatttGAAGATTGTAAACGAGCTTGATAAAATCAATGCACTATCCAGAGATGAAGATTTGAAGATGGAAAACGAGCTTGATAAAATCAATACAGTATCCAGTCGTGTCTCAAAGTGGGAGAGCGATTTCGATGGTGAAATTGATAAAATCAATACTGCTTTGAAAGAACTACTAATTCTCAAACAAGGCGACGACAgtgaaagacaaaaaaagataaattctgTTCTTGGCGATATCAAACAATTAAGAAGGCGAGGTAGTTCAGTGCAGTTCACTAAAGTGAAGACCAGTTCATCATCTCGGCCACCACAGACACAAGATGTGGCTTTGTCAGAGTTCCAGAAAATGTCAGAAGCGTGGAAACAACTTGGTTTGGAAGAGAACATTTTTTCAAAGACGATAAACGTGGGAAATCTTCAATCAAGTTACCACAAT GGCTTCATCAATGGAAATGGGAAAAAGACAGCTGAGGAGGTTGGAGAAGAAGTGTTTGAGAAACTCATAAATCAAGGCCTAATTAGACCGGTAGTAGACCGTCATGATTCATGGCCAATTGTGAATAAATGTAACCTGCACCCTTGGATTCACCGTATGTTAATATCGTTGGCCAAGGACGTTGAACTTTTTGAATTCATTAACAAGAGTCCCAATACCAAGGTGCCCAAACATCGGCGGTCGTGCTTAGTTTCCATGACTCAAAACTATTCTTCAGCTGATCAGTATCCCGCATTGCCTGAGAACTTGTGGACATTATTCAATTTAAGTGAGCAATATCTTCATTTCAAACCAGACTGGCTTACCAAGTTGAAGATGATTGAGGTTCTTCAGTTGGGGCGTTGGCAGGACGACATTTTAAATCACATTGAAGCGATAAATGAAGAACTTCTGAAAGGTTTGGGGGCTCAGAAAAACTTGAAGTATCTTAGTCTCCGAGGGATTTCAAGAATAGCTGAACTTCCTCCTTCCATTGTAAACCTCACCAGCCTTGAAATTCTTGATCTTAAAGCATGTCACAATTTAGAGACATTGCCCAATGATTTTTCATTATTGAGGAAGCTGACGCATTTGGATGTATCGGAGTGTTACTTACTAGAAAGAATGCCAAAGGGGCTTGATGCCCTCACTTCTCTCCAAGTGTTGAAGGGATTTCTTATTGGAGATTCAAAAACCACTCCCTGCAGACTTGGTGATCTGGGCAAATTGCCGAGATTGAGAAGGTTGAGTATCTATATAGTAAGTGCAGCTGAAATCCAAGGCGATACACGTGACAGCCTGGAGAAAACTTCCTCTCTTCGCTGCCTAACAATAACAATTACACGTTACGTTCTAATTCAGAATCAAGAGATAAAGTAG